A window of the Nisaea acidiphila genome harbors these coding sequences:
- a CDS encoding DMT family transporter has protein sequence MNAKVNLTMGPAEWGLLILLSAVWSSSFFLVELVIDAIPPFTIVLCRVGIAALAMQLLLPLFGLGMPRDWKILRAFLIMGFLNNAVPFSLIVYGQTQIASGLASILNASTPVFGVLVAHFLTDDERITPLRLLGIALGFGGVALMLGSDLADGISGTFWGQLALIGAALSYAFGGVFGRRFKAMGIHPAQTAAGQVTASSLMLLPVSLLVDRPWTLPVPGLDTVAALVTLALVSTAFAYILYFELLKRAGATNLLLVTLLVPVGAILLGVLFLNETLGPSHAGGMGLIALGLLAIDGRLFRKFRRMAG, from the coding sequence ATGAATGCGAAAGTGAACCTGACCATGGGCCCGGCTGAATGGGGACTGCTCATCCTGCTGTCTGCGGTGTGGAGCAGTTCCTTCTTTCTGGTCGAACTGGTGATCGACGCGATCCCGCCTTTCACCATCGTGCTCTGCCGGGTCGGGATCGCCGCGCTCGCCATGCAGCTCCTGCTGCCGCTTTTCGGTCTCGGCATGCCGCGCGACTGGAAGATCCTCCGCGCCTTTTTGATCATGGGCTTTCTCAACAACGCGGTGCCGTTCTCGCTGATCGTCTACGGGCAGACCCAGATCGCGAGCGGTCTCGCCTCGATCCTGAACGCCTCGACACCGGTCTTCGGCGTGCTGGTGGCGCATTTCCTCACCGACGACGAGCGCATCACCCCGCTGCGCCTGCTCGGCATCGCCCTCGGCTTCGGCGGAGTCGCCCTGATGCTGGGCTCCGATCTGGCGGACGGCATCTCCGGTACTTTCTGGGGCCAGCTCGCACTGATCGGCGCGGCGCTCAGCTACGCCTTCGGCGGCGTCTTCGGGCGACGCTTCAAGGCGATGGGGATCCATCCGGCGCAGACCGCGGCCGGGCAGGTCACCGCCTCCAGCCTGATGCTGCTGCCAGTCTCGCTGCTCGTGGACCGGCCCTGGACGCTGCCCGTGCCCGGCCTCGACACCGTCGCCGCTCTGGTGACGCTCGCGCTCGTCTCGACCGCTTTCGCCTATATCCTCTATTTCGAGCTGCTGAAGCGGGCGGGGGCGACGAACCTGCTGCTTGTCACCCTGCTGGTCCCGGTCGGGGCCATCCTGCTCGGGGTTCTGTTCCTGAACGAAACGCTCGGACCGAGCCACGCCGGCGGCATGGGGCTGATCGCGCTTGGCCTGCTGGCGATCGACGGGCGATTGTTCCGGAAGTTCCGTCGTATGGCCGGGTAG
- the purL gene encoding phosphoribosylformylglycinamidine synthase subunit PurL, protein MSISNVAITPEIVAEHGLSEDEYASILKILGREPNMTELGVFSAMYSEHCSYKSSKKWLKTLPTEAPHVIQGPGENAGVIDIGDGEAAVFKIESHNHPSFIEPYQGAATGVGGILRDVFTMGARPIANLNALRFGSPEHAKTRHLVGGVVAGIAGYGNCMGIPTVAGEVNFHPAYNGNILVNAMTVGLAPADRIFYSAAAGAGNPVIYVGAKTGRDGIHGATMSSAEFNEDSEEKRPTVQVGDPFTEKLLLEACLELMATDTIIAIQDMGAAGLTSSAVEMAGKGGLGIEMDLAKVPAREEKMTPYELMLSESQERMLIILKPGPEAEAEARAIFDKWELDFAVIGHLTTTGNLVLKMGEETVGDIPIAPMVAESPEYDRPWQPTPAAPVLDPASVPAPASLTGALKDLIGSPDLCSRRWVWEQYDHLIMGDTAIRPGGDAAMVRVRDSKKGLAVCVDCTPRYVKAAPETGGAQAVAETWRNITATGAKPLAVTNNMNFGNPTKPEIMGQFVGAINGMKAACLALDYPVVSGNVSLYNETEGKAILPTPVIGGVGVIADIAKRATVAFKEADEAIVVIGETTGWLGQSIYLREVEGREEGAPPPVDLALEKKNGDFVRGLIEAGSVTACHDISDGGLAVALAEMALGAKGLGAEVVPQDGLAAHAWAFGEDQARYVVTAKDADAVLRAAEKAGVSASAIGRTTGDGELKLSAGDSISVSMLRSVFEERLPDYMAAS, encoded by the coding sequence TTGAGTATTTCCAACGTCGCCATCACCCCGGAAATCGTCGCCGAGCACGGCCTTTCCGAAGACGAATACGCCAGCATCCTGAAGATCCTCGGCCGCGAGCCGAACATGACGGAGCTCGGCGTCTTTTCCGCCATGTATTCCGAGCACTGCTCCTACAAGAGCTCGAAGAAATGGCTGAAGACACTGCCGACCGAAGCGCCGCACGTGATCCAGGGGCCGGGCGAGAATGCCGGCGTGATCGACATCGGCGACGGCGAGGCTGCGGTCTTCAAGATAGAGAGCCACAACCACCCGAGCTTCATCGAGCCCTATCAGGGCGCGGCCACAGGCGTCGGCGGCATCCTGCGTGACGTCTTCACCATGGGCGCGCGGCCGATCGCCAACCTCAACGCGCTGCGCTTCGGCAGCCCGGAGCATGCCAAGACGCGGCACCTGGTCGGCGGCGTGGTCGCGGGCATCGCCGGCTACGGCAACTGCATGGGCATTCCGACGGTCGCGGGCGAGGTGAATTTCCACCCGGCCTATAACGGCAACATCCTGGTCAACGCGATGACCGTCGGCCTCGCGCCGGCGGACCGGATCTTCTACTCGGCCGCCGCCGGCGCCGGGAACCCGGTGATCTATGTCGGCGCCAAGACCGGCCGCGACGGCATCCACGGCGCGACCATGTCCTCCGCCGAATTCAACGAGGATTCCGAGGAGAAGCGCCCGACAGTACAGGTCGGCGATCCCTTCACAGAGAAGCTGCTGCTGGAAGCCTGTCTCGAGCTGATGGCCACCGACACGATCATCGCCATCCAGGACATGGGCGCGGCCGGCCTCACCTCTTCCGCGGTCGAGATGGCTGGCAAAGGCGGTCTCGGCATCGAGATGGACCTCGCCAAGGTGCCGGCCCGCGAAGAGAAGATGACGCCCTACGAGCTGATGCTCTCCGAAAGCCAGGAACGGATGCTGATCATCCTGAAGCCGGGTCCGGAAGCCGAGGCCGAGGCAAGGGCGATCTTCGACAAGTGGGAACTGGATTTCGCCGTGATCGGGCACCTCACCACCACCGGCAACCTGGTGCTGAAGATGGGCGAGGAGACGGTCGGCGACATTCCGATCGCCCCGATGGTCGCGGAATCCCCGGAATACGACCGGCCGTGGCAGCCGACCCCGGCCGCACCGGTGCTCGATCCCGCCTCCGTCCCTGCCCCGGCGAGTCTGACCGGCGCGCTGAAGGATCTGATCGGCAGCCCCGATCTCTGCAGCCGGCGCTGGGTCTGGGAACAGTACGATCACCTGATCATGGGTGACACCGCGATCCGTCCGGGCGGCGACGCCGCAATGGTCCGGGTGCGTGACAGTAAGAAGGGCCTTGCGGTCTGTGTCGACTGCACGCCGCGCTATGTGAAGGCGGCGCCGGAAACCGGCGGCGCCCAGGCCGTCGCCGAGACTTGGCGCAACATCACCGCGACCGGCGCAAAGCCGCTCGCCGTCACCAACAACATGAATTTCGGCAATCCGACCAAGCCGGAGATCATGGGCCAGTTCGTCGGCGCCATTAACGGCATGAAGGCCGCCTGCCTCGCCCTCGACTATCCGGTCGTCTCCGGCAACGTCTCGCTCTACAACGAGACCGAGGGCAAGGCGATCCTGCCGACCCCGGTGATCGGCGGCGTCGGCGTGATCGCCGATATCGCCAAGCGCGCCACCGTCGCCTTCAAGGAAGCGGACGAAGCAATCGTCGTGATCGGCGAGACCACGGGCTGGCTCGGCCAGTCGATCTATCTGCGGGAGGTCGAAGGCCGCGAGGAAGGCGCCCCACCGCCGGTCGACCTGGCTCTGGAGAAGAAGAACGGCGATTTCGTGCGCGGCCTGATCGAGGCCGGCAGCGTCACCGCCTGCCACGATATCTCCGATGGCGGCCTCGCCGTCGCGCTTGCCGAGATGGCGCTCGGCGCGAAGGGACTCGGCGCCGAAGTCGTCCCGCAGGACGGTCTCGCAGCCCATGCCTGGGCCTTTGGCGAGGACCAGGCGCGCTATGTCGTTACCGCGAAAGATGCGGATGCGGTGCTCAGAGCAGCGGAGAAAGCAGGCGTTTCCGCAAGCGCGATCGGACGGACGACCGGAGACGGCGAATTGAAACTCTCCGCCGGTGACTCCATATCGGTCTCAATGCTACGGTCGGTCTTCGAGGAGCGGCTGCCGGACTACATGGCCGCCTCCTGA
- a CDS encoding HupE/UreJ family protein, protein MLRAIALGAAILLAGTSTSFAHLNPVAHGSFAAGLSHPLFGADHILAMIAVGIWAFQIGGRALVGVPAAFVGCMALGFVLALSGVALPFVEPAILASVVALGLLVAAAVRLPAGVCAAVVGLFALFHGHAHGGEIGAATALTYGAGFVAATALLHVAGLGAGLGLQKLFAERGTLALAVTRGVGGLTAAIGVGMLMA, encoded by the coding sequence ATGCTTAGAGCCATCGCCCTCGGCGCCGCAATCCTTCTCGCGGGCACCTCCACTTCCTTCGCCCATCTCAATCCCGTCGCGCATGGCTCCTTCGCGGCCGGTCTCTCCCATCCGCTGTTCGGTGCGGACCATATCCTCGCGATGATCGCCGTCGGTATCTGGGCCTTCCAGATCGGTGGCCGCGCGCTCGTCGGCGTGCCGGCGGCCTTCGTCGGCTGCATGGCGCTCGGCTTTGTTCTCGCCCTTTCCGGCGTCGCGCTGCCTTTCGTCGAGCCCGCGATTCTCGCTTCCGTCGTCGCCCTCGGCCTGCTGGTCGCGGCCGCCGTCCGTCTGCCGGCTGGTGTTTGCGCTGCCGTGGTCGGTCTCTTCGCGCTGTTTCACGGCCATGCCCATGGCGGCGAGATCGGCGCGGCGACTGCGCTGACCTACGGCGCGGGCTTCGTCGCCGCGACGGCGCTGCTGCATGTCGCCGGTCTCGGTGCCGGCCTTGGCCTGCAGAAGCTGTTCGCCGAGCGCGGCACGCTCGCCCTCGCGGTCACACGCGGTGTCGGCGGCCTGACCGCCGCGATCGGCGTTGGTATGCTGATGGCCTGA
- a CDS encoding FAD-binding oxidoreductase, with product MQAREQAPEIQPVLDQLRERFGDRFSTAPSVLERHGQDESYHTPMPPDGVVFAESTEEVAEVVRLCAAHRIPVIPFGTGTSLEGHIGALSGGISIDLSQMNRILEVNAEDLDCRVQAGVTRKQLNTHLRDQGLFFPIDPGADASIGGMAATRASGTNAVRYGTMRENVLSLTVVTASGEIIRTAQRARKSSAGYDLTRLFVGSEGTLGVITEVALKLYGIPEATSAAVCQFGDLESAISTVILTIQSGIPMARIELLNDSQMEACIRFSGLEGYEKKPTLFFEFHGSESGVKEQAEAVEAIAGEFVGSAFQWAEKAEDRNKLWEARHNVHYAIKSMRPDCEVMATDICVPISRLAEAILEAEKDLAATGLKAGIVGHVGDGNFHVGYCINPKSKQEVEAAKGHNERMVMRAIAAGGTCTGEHGVGQGKIRYMEAEHGPALAAMKAIKQALDPQNIMNPGKILPA from the coding sequence ATGCAGGCCCGCGAACAGGCGCCGGAGATCCAGCCGGTCCTCGACCAGCTCCGGGAGCGCTTCGGCGACCGCTTTTCCACTGCCCCCTCCGTGCTCGAGCGCCACGGCCAGGACGAGAGCTACCACACCCCGATGCCGCCGGACGGCGTGGTCTTCGCGGAGAGCACCGAAGAAGTGGCCGAGGTGGTCCGGCTCTGCGCCGCGCACCGTATCCCGGTCATTCCATTCGGCACCGGCACCTCGCTTGAGGGCCATATCGGCGCTCTCTCCGGCGGGATCTCGATCGACTTATCGCAGATGAACAGAATCCTGGAGGTGAATGCCGAGGATCTCGACTGCCGGGTGCAGGCCGGCGTCACGCGCAAGCAGCTCAATACCCATCTGCGCGACCAGGGCCTCTTTTTCCCGATCGATCCGGGCGCCGACGCCTCTATCGGAGGCATGGCGGCGACCCGCGCCTCCGGCACCAACGCGGTGCGTTACGGCACGATGCGGGAGAACGTGCTCTCGCTGACCGTCGTCACCGCTTCCGGCGAGATCATCCGGACAGCCCAGCGTGCCCGGAAGAGCTCGGCCGGCTACGACCTCACCCGCCTCTTCGTCGGTTCCGAGGGCACGCTCGGCGTCATCACCGAGGTGGCGCTGAAGCTCTACGGCATCCCAGAGGCGACCTCCGCCGCGGTCTGCCAGTTCGGCGACCTCGAGAGCGCGATCAGCACCGTTATCCTGACCATCCAGTCCGGCATCCCGATGGCGCGGATCGAACTGCTGAACGACAGCCAGATGGAAGCCTGCATCCGTTTCTCCGGGCTGGAAGGCTACGAGAAGAAGCCGACCCTGTTCTTCGAGTTCCACGGCAGTGAGAGCGGCGTGAAGGAGCAGGCCGAAGCGGTCGAGGCGATCGCTGGCGAGTTCGTCGGCAGCGCCTTCCAGTGGGCGGAGAAAGCCGAAGACCGCAACAAACTCTGGGAAGCACGGCACAATGTGCATTACGCGATCAAGTCGATGCGGCCCGATTGCGAGGTGATGGCGACGGACATCTGTGTGCCGATCTCCCGTCTCGCCGAGGCAATCCTTGAGGCTGAAAAGGATCTCGCCGCGACAGGGCTGAAGGCCGGGATCGTCGGCCATGTGGGCGACGGCAATTTCCATGTCGGCTATTGCATCAATCCGAAGAGCAAGCAGGAGGTCGAAGCCGCCAAGGGCCATAACGAGCGCATGGTGATGCGCGCCATCGCCGCCGGCGGCACCTGCACCGGCGAGCACGGCGTCGGCCAGGGCAAGATCCGCTACATGGAAGCCGAGCACGGCCCGGCGCTGGCCGCCATGAAGGCGATCAAGCAGGCGCTGGATCCGCAGAACATCATGAACCCGGGCAAGATCCTGCCTGCCTGA
- the purQ gene encoding phosphoribosylformylglycinamidine synthase subunit PurQ, protein MKSAIIVFPGTNRERDMAVALEQASGKAPHMVWHRDSDIPDVDLIVVPGGFSYGDYLRAGAIAAHSPVLRNLKEKADKGVPVMGVCNGFQVLTETGLLPGVLMRNAGLKFICKNVGMRVETSQSLFTGGYEDGQVLSIPVAHHDGNYFADEKILDEIEQNGQVAFRYVDENGQTTAGGNPNGSIRNIAGVFNKAKTVLGFMPHPENAIDSAVGGTDGRGLFDGLVRALS, encoded by the coding sequence TTGAAATCAGCGATCATCGTCTTTCCCGGCACCAACAGAGAACGCGACATGGCCGTCGCCCTCGAACAAGCCAGCGGAAAAGCGCCGCACATGGTGTGGCATAGAGACTCGGACATCCCGGATGTGGACCTGATCGTGGTCCCCGGCGGTTTCTCCTACGGCGACTACCTGCGCGCCGGCGCCATTGCCGCCCATTCACCGGTGCTCAGGAACCTGAAGGAAAAAGCCGACAAGGGCGTTCCGGTCATGGGCGTCTGCAACGGATTCCAGGTGCTGACCGAGACCGGCCTGTTGCCGGGCGTACTGATGCGCAATGCGGGCCTCAAGTTCATCTGCAAGAATGTCGGCATGAGGGTCGAGACGAGCCAGTCGCTCTTCACCGGCGGTTACGAGGACGGCCAGGTGCTCTCCATTCCCGTCGCCCATCACGACGGCAATTACTTCGCCGACGAGAAGATCCTCGACGAGATCGAGCAGAACGGCCAGGTGGCCTTCCGTTATGTCGACGAGAACGGCCAGACGACGGCGGGAGGAAACCCCAACGGATCCATCCGCAACATCGCAGGCGTCTTCAACAAGGCGAAGACGGTGCTCGGCTTCATGCCGCACCCGGAAAACGCAATCGACAGCGCGGTAGGCGGCACGGACGGCCGCGGCCTCTTCGACGGACTGGTGAGGGCCCTCTCTTGA
- a CDS encoding BolA family protein has translation MAMEAGEIERLIKETFPDAEVTIEDLRGDGDHYACHVLSSAFEGKTRIQQHQMVYAALQGRMGTELHALALQTGTPS, from the coding sequence ATGGCAATGGAAGCCGGAGAGATCGAACGCCTCATCAAGGAGACGTTCCCCGATGCCGAGGTCACGATCGAGGATCTGCGCGGGGACGGAGATCACTACGCCTGCCATGTCCTGTCCTCCGCCTTTGAAGGCAAGACGCGTATCCAGCAGCACCAGATGGTCTATGCGGCCCTGCAGGGCAGGATGGGCACCGAACTGCACGCCCTCGCGCTGCAGACCGGCACACCCAGCTGA
- the grxD gene encoding Grx4 family monothiol glutaredoxin, whose product MLDDNTRQRIQDEIDSTDVVLFMKGTPVFPQCGFSAAVVGVLSHVGVKFKSINVLEDPAVREGIKEFSNWPTIPQLYVKNEFVGGCDIIREMYETGELLEMLNTKGIDVQIGEEA is encoded by the coding sequence ATGCTTGACGACAACACCCGCCAGCGCATCCAGGACGAAATCGACTCGACCGACGTGGTCCTGTTCATGAAAGGCACCCCGGTTTTCCCGCAATGCGGCTTCTCCGCCGCCGTGGTCGGCGTGCTCAGCCATGTCGGCGTCAAGTTCAAGAGCATTAACGTGCTCGAGGACCCGGCGGTCCGCGAAGGCATCAAGGAATTCTCCAACTGGCCGACGATCCCGCAGCTCTACGTGAAAAACGAATTCGTCGGCGGCTGCGACATCATCCGCGAGATGTACGAGACCGGCGAGTTGCTCGAGATGCTCAACACCAAGGGCATCGACGTCCAGATCGGCGAGGAAGCGTAA